CGCTGCTGGTCGGAGATGTTCATAAATCCTTGCGATTTGTTGAGTGACGATGCTGGCCTTGTCGTTTGTCGCAATTCAGCTGTATCCATGGACTGACAGGCAGTACCGGCAGTACCATCTGAAGGGGGTGTTTCTGAATGATACAGCACAGTCGGTCGTTCGGAAAGAGATAGAACAGCTGGTTTCTCTGGAAGCAACAAACTCAGGTCAGCTAGTGCCATACTAACTCTGTTTCCAACAACAGTTGCCTGAATGAAACTTTCCCAAATGTTTATTGCGCTTAACGTCGACAAGATATAAATTATGGGTAAAAACTGGAGATAAACAAGTAGATCATCCTTATAGTATTTCAGGTGGGCAAAGTTGAGACACCAGACACTATttcctcctcttcccataacaaacCGTGCCTGCTAAGACTGAATGAACAAACTCCCTTATGTTATTCTTTTCGGACAAATGATTAAACCTCAGCAATCTACTGCGGTAATGCAGAGGCTCTAACAAGCCTTCTTGATCATCACCTAAGTAATGTGCTTCACAGCACATGCCTACCAGCTAAAACAAACCTACATATCTATCTATGTCTTCTCTTCCAGTGCTGTTACACTGAATCTTTCGGGACAACATTACACCATGAATGGAGAGCATTATCAGTTGGGGACAAGTGTCCCAACAAAACCCACACCGACGACAAAGAAAGCGATGGATTGCATGAAGAGAAAGACATAGTAATATCTTTTGCCAAACAAAAGGTCATAACTTCCACAAAAGAATATATAGGCTGCAACACCAAGCTCCAAAAGCTGCAACCTGATTCCATATTAAAGTTTAGGTACGAGAGTTGAGAGATGCACATGAGAAAACCAATTATGATAATGTACCTTTCTCTTATCCGCATTCGCAGCTTCTTGGTAACTTTGCTTTGTACTTTCATCTTCAGAATATCACCAAGCTTTTCTGTCACCACCCACTCATTCACCCTCCCTAGCTCCAGTAGACCGCTGAAGGTCGCCTTTGTTCTATGCAATGACATGACATTCTCAAACAGTACCCAAAAGATAACCAAGTGAAAAGACCTGCATCAATTGATGATTTCTCATGTTAATACACATGTGTCGAAGTTAGGAGGTTTAGGTTCATCACCTTTTAAACAAATTGCATAGATGAGATGATTGGTACCTTGGAGTCCCAACAGCATTGAGAAGGGTGATAACGGTTGGAATGTAGAAGTAACCCCACCTTGGTATCTCAACCTCAGGAACAAAAACTGTGGCTGGGATAACAAGGCAGTAAAACACAGACGTCAAAATGTGCCCGATTATCTTGCGCACGAGAAAGAAGTTGTAGATGACGTAGATTTTCTTCCAAAGCGTCACTTTCTGCATCAAGATCAATATAGCTTGTTAGCAATAAATTTTATCTGTAACAGAAATTTCAAAATATACTAGCTTGGTGCAAGTGACCTGATTTttgacaatctccatcaacattttcctGAACAGATTTGCAGGCCCGCACGACCATCTATGTTGCTGGTACCGAAATGCCTTGAACGTACTTGGGAGCTCACTTTTAACCTGAAACAACATTTACAAGTTCGGCACATGGTTCATACAAGGAGTGCAAAGTGATGCAGTGGTTTTCTTGCATGAAACTGATAGGTTACTGGTGCATATTTACCCTGAGATCACCAAGGTACACAAACTTCCATCCCTTGAGGCTTGCTCGGACAGCCAGGTCCATGTCTTCGACCGTGGTTCGGTCCTTCCAGCCACCTGCCTCATTCAGAGCAGATATGCGCCACACACCAGCGGTTCCTGTTAAACAAGTATTTTGCATGTTAAGAAGACGGATCAGGTGATGCAAAGTGTGACTGCTGGCTGCTGCTAAAATCCATGTTCAAGTATGTACTACTATCTGTTAGTTAGTCCAGGAAAATATATATGGGGAATTTGATCCTTCAGTTGTGTTATCTCTATCAACCTTTGTGTTTTTTCTGTATCTTTTTCCCGGTTAGACCTAGAGCTGCCTAACATCAAAATCGTTAGCGCAATTGATTATCTGCCTAATGGTAACTCTGATCATGTTGCAACCTATGCTTGTTCTAGTAATACTATTGTGTCCCTTGGTTTCCTAGTATTGTTTCGTGGAAGAGCTGACACAGAAGGCAAATGGTACACTGATGCAATTGCATACGATTTTCTGACAGTGTGATTTGATGCCATGTTTGCCTTTTCCTATTTATGTACACAGGAAAAAGAGACAGAAGCTTATAATTGGTCAAAAGGAAACACAGAGGCCTCACAAATGTAAATGGTGACATTCATATATTGCGAGATCAAAAGTTTATTACCATTGAAGCCAAAGAAGGCATAAGCTGAGGAACCCACTTCTTGCTCCACCTTGAAGTGATAGTCCAAGGACATCTCCTGCATCCTTGTCATCAAGCACTCATTTGCATTCACTGCTTACTCACACAGAATCAGCAGCAGCAAGAGAAATGTCAGCACCATGCAGTACAGAATTTCGGCCAAAACAAGAAGGGATGCCCGAGATGATGTACCGAATACCCAGCGGGCCTGGACGAGGGCGATCTCGGGGTTGTGGACGAGGAAGGGCATGGCGCGGCTCAGGTAATCCGGCTCGGGCTGGAAGTCGGCGTCGAAGATGACCACATAGTCGCAGTCCTTGACGTAGCCGTGCTTCATGCCTTCCTTGAGCGCGCCGGCCTTGTACCCGCGCCGGTTGTCCCGGATCTCGTACTTGATGTTTACACCCTTGTTCGCCCACCGATGGCACTCCGCCTGCACCAGCTCCTGCACCGTGGTATACGCGATCACGAAATGAAAACATCAGGATCCGTGCATAACTGCATATAGTATATGCATGCAGTTCACGTTAATGGCCGTATGTACCAATTGTACTAAAAGAATTAAAGAAACAACAATGGGTGAGCATGTGCATGTTATGCGCTCTTTTCGCACACTTCCTGCCATAAGAAAATGCTAGGTTTTCCGTGTCTCCCGGCGGATAGGGCCTCAGGAAGACGAGATGGCGGCAGCTCCTTAAAGATGGAATCAGGTTCTCATCGCTCAGTCTCTATCCTGAtgatgcgtctagcatcgtcggggggcatgtggaggtgtgtctccggcggatctgttcTTGATGGATTTGCTCAGATCATGTCGTTGTTCGTCTATGTTCGTCTGTCTTaaggttggatccttctgatctgcGCTACTCTTCAACCACATCGGTTGCTGTTCTGATCCGTTGGTCCTATGATGCCTTAGCATGATGCTTCCCGACTGTCTagtacaacaagttttgcccggctccagcgagggaggggcgatgacgacggcgcgccttcggcttgcttcagtgcttgtagtcgtcgctagattgtatacggatctggatgtaatttttattatttctagtgttcgttgtactgccacgATTGAAGATGAACAgatgaaaaaatttgaaaaaaaattcaacaaaCAACCGCACGTGTACTGATATATGCTAAGTGCGTATATACATGCGTGTGCTTCTTTTTCTGAAGAAACCACGGTAAATGAAAAGTCTGAACTACCTGAATCTTATGGATACTGGAAATGTGCTGGAAGTTGGAGAAAATGCTTATGGTTTGTGCGCGTATGCCTATGCGGTTTACCTTGATGGCGGGGTCCGTGGAGTCGTCCAGCACCTGGATGACGATCCGATCCGACGGCCAGGACAGCCCGCACGCCGCCCCGATCGACTTCTTGTAAACCTGCGAGTCAACCATACAAAAAAAGTAAGAAGAACTCCTACAATTTTTATCGGAGGGCGGCATTACAGCGAAAGATTTTGCCAGCAAATGGCAGATTGTCAGCAGCCAATACAGTAAAATCCGTACAGCGACGTGGTTTCGTGCTCTCTCTTTCCTCTAGGCTGTGGAGCGTAGACAGTGCTCACCTCGCGTTCGTTGTACatggggatctggacgaggaccatgGGATAGGCGGCGTTGCCGAGCTCGGGGTCGTCGTCGCGGAGGGGCTCCCACCGCCACTGCCGCTCGGGGTGGCGGCCGATCAGCCTCATCGCCACGATGACGACGGCCATGTACACCTTCTCCACGAACAGGATCACGCACATGGCGAGGCAGACCATCACGGACGCGCGCAGCAGCGGCGCGATGACCGGGCCGCGGACCTGCTTCCACACCACCGCAATCTGCTCCGCCGCCTCCATAGCAGCACGCACGTTAGCAGACGAGAGGCGAGTAAACTAGCAGCGACAAGAATGGGGCGTGGCTGCTCCTGCGTGGAGCTGGGATGTGTCTGTCCTGTCAGCGTGGTGCTGGTGGTGGGAGCAAAGGCGAGGGTATAAAAGGAGGGAGAGAAGCGAGAGGGACGGCGGCGATGACGTCGGGTAGGGGTGGCTTTTTTTGCTCGATTTATGGCGTATAAAAGATAGAGATTGGAGATCTCCAAATACTCCATATCACCAATTTGATTGCGCTGACTGCTGCTGATATTTGTCCGTGGTTGTAGTTACTTATATATGGTGCAGTAACATTTTGCATGATATAGATGGTATATTGTTCTACTTTACTTTTTGTATTTTGTGTAAAATTCGCTCTTTATTCATTAGCTGATTTTACGAGGCTATATTGGTTGTGGCATTTCGTGCACGATATGGTCAATTTACCAGTTGATATTTTGCGTGATATGGTGAATTTAATGATTACTTTTACTTGTAGATCCAAAATCAGTCTAATTAGGCCTAGATTGTATGAGCGATTGTATTTGTTGTACACATGGATAGAGGATGTGTATGTCAATAAACCCAATTAATGgcatggttcaatttgtcttactccctccgtcacagtttagaaggcacagttaaatttgcCTGCGTTTCCATAATAGACAAGGTTTAGGacgcattgcatttatttctagtagctaattagtactccgatatactatttctatatgcatgcgtagtgtgaatgctatttcTTAGGCCATCTTacaaccaatagataaccacctaggtcCCAGAGAATTTACAAGCGCGACTACTAAACCGTGACGGAGGAAGTACCAAAACTTGAGACCTTGTACCCTCAACTTTTTTGATAGGACTCGTCCAATTGCACGGATAAACGATTTCGGCGCGCGAAAGAAGTCTTGCGTGGGAACACATAATAGGACATGTTTTACAGAGTGCGGCGTTGCAGAGGCCGGGCTCCATTGAGCCCGTTTTGCCAAAAAAAAATATTCAAAATATACTTAAAAGTTTCAAAAAATATCAAATTTTTTTATACAAATACATATGCATGTTTGTCAAGTAGGTAAAAAGTTTCATCATGTAATTCAGTTATTTGTGTGCTACACAAAAAGATAAATATGTGTAAAAACAACAAAGATATAGCCTATATTAATCTGTGTATTTATCTTTTTCATATACACTACATGAAAACATATATGTTCATGAAATTTCATACGTGTATAATACAAATACACATGTATGTATAgacttttttttcagattttttcaaTGTGTGAAAATAGTATTTTCGctgaaaaaaaataaagagctaTGTGGAGCTCGGTCTCTGCAATGCTTTTTCGATGTTTTACAGGATTACTTATAGCTGCGAACAAATAGTGATGTGCGGGCTTCAAATGTGGAAGAACTCTCCCCCAGGTGGCTCTTGGCTTTGGCTGCTTTTGAGCAATATATTTAGGTGGGAGAACTCTCTGCCCGGTGATTCCTCAAAAAAAAGTGATGTCTGGACTTCAAATGTGGAATTTCTAACAACACAAGTTTCTTACATGGTAATGTATCAAACCATGATATCGTGATAGCCCAAATTTTATGTTGTGTGAAAAAAAAATTGTGGTACTTTGAATTTTACATGTCCACATGTTTGATGATCCTTTGATCCTATGTCTAGATCAAACTACAAACAACTCCCTGGTTGCTTCCATGTCTTATGCTATTGGATCTAGTTTTGTGGTCTAATTGTGTCATTCAGAAGTTTGTGTGAGTAATTGTATTATTTGATGTATGTGCATGTGCATTCACCTAATACTTGATAAGACATGATATAGTTGATATTGGTGAGCACTCAATTAACAAATGTTTAGTATCACGAGGTTTTAACGTCTTAGTATCTTTTAAGATATGCATTGTGAAGGTTTCCGTTTCTTGTATGTTAAATGTGTTTGGTATGCCATGTAACAATAAATATGTTGGCACTGGTTTATTATTTTGTATCTTTTATTTAGTAATTAttaaatgataaaaatataatcAATAAATATTCTATGATATGTAAATATGATATATGATGGTATATCGATCTCGTTATCAATATCCTCATGAAGTTTCGTATTTCAAACGTGTCTATATGTTTTCCACTATTGATGAAATAAGGGCTGATATGCTATTAATGTGTTACCATGTTTTTGCATGTGTACTTTGCTAGGTGTTGTGTGGTGGAAGTGAGGTGCTCGATGCCGATGAATGTCAGCTCTATGTGAGTTCTCATTGCTGCAAAATTATTGGCATGGGCAGAAATGCTAGACTGGTTAACTGGGGTAGGGGTTTGATCTATGTCTAGATGTGTCCTGACATGTGTGTTCAATCAACATCAAATCTATGCAAAGGGATCTAATGGATACACATTGTCAATTTCGCTTATTTGAAAACTTAAAATACCCCTAAAGTTTAAAATCTTTGTTTGGTACCTCTCCCATGGGGTTATCATGACTAATGACAACCTGACAAAGCATAACTAGAAGGATAGAGCAAACAAAGTTGCTTTTGTAAGTAAATTACTCAAAGTCAGCTCATTCGGGGTAACcactttttgtttttttcttgtagAACACTACGTCTCAGGTAGTCCGTTACTGATGTCGGTACTTCTTTCTTGAGATTATTTTGATGCAAAAAATTTAATGGGAGCCAATAATCAGGTCCAATAGTCCAAATGTAATAACAACGGTACACTGGCAGACATGAATCAAGGcataatgcatgctaatttgaaataGACGATTGAGAGATAAATGTGACCCTGTGAGATATACATGATTACCTAAATCGTGGTGCGATTTGTGACCTACCACAGCAACCAACCAGGGGCGGATCCAGACTTAAAATTACCCGGTGTCCATATAGAAGAACACATGCCTACATATCAAACAATTGAATGGCCTACACACTAAGCTAATAAGTGCATGCAAATTGCACCCGGTGCCAGTGACACCGGGTAGCTATACGTAGCTTCGCCCCTGCAACCAACTGCGTAAACAACAATTCAAAGTCAACCATGCATGATGGGGGTCTCAAAAATGGGGAGGGTAGATAAAGTGATCAAGGGGAGATTCAGAGTAGCCACCTACATGGCCATGCCGGTCATTCTTGTTGTAGCATCAGGACCTTCCCATATGGCTAGGTTCTTGTTCAATCATGAACACGTCATGGCTAATTTTGATCAACACATGTCTGGTGTGGCACAGGCAAAGACAGATTAGTAGTCGAGTCACTCACATGTCCTACGAGCGCAAGTAGGTTTCCACTAGAAGTCCAGGGGACGTGGATCACTCATAGGTTCCAAACTCAATTTGGTGCGCACATCAAACATTAGAAAAAACAACTTTGGTGCATGCAACCCGCATTAAACAAAGCGTTCGTCCATTGTAAGCCGCGAATAGACTCTAGTTTCCATTTTACCGGTGAAACACACAACGATCTTAGCACAAATTTTGCACGCCATTGATCTCCACCgtgattgtaacgccctcgattcaatcgtacactaatcatacacgcaaatgtgtacgatcaagatcaaagactcacgggaagatatcacaacacaactctagacacaaattaaaataatacaagctttatattacaagccaggggcctcgagggctcgaatacatcagcttgaatacaaacgagtcagcggaagcaacaatatctgagtacagacatgagttaaacaagtttgccttaagaaggctagcacaaaacaacaacgatcgaaaaggcaaggcctcctgcctgggagcctcctaactactcctggtcgtcagcggtctccacgtagtagtaggcaccggcggtggcatctggctcctgggctccgacatctggttgcatcaaccagaaagaaaagaaagggggaaaaaggggagcaaagcaaccgtgagtactcatccaaagtactcgcaagcaaggatctacattacatatgcaacattatcaaaggaaggctatatatgtggactgggctgcagaaatgccagaatagagagaaggcctagtcctatcgaagactagcatcttctggaaaccaccatcttgcagcaaacaagagggagtagagtaacataaagtaaagcggtagtagtgttaacaacctcggccagagatcctttctcgactccctgcgagaaagcaatcccagagccatactatccagttagcatcacaatcaaatcctcatcaccatccagttctcatcacaagtatccagttctagttgtatcgatcgggatacaactccaagtgtccgttaccgtaggacaggctatcgatagatgttttcttccctgcaggggtgcaccaacttacccaccacgctcgattaactccggccggacacactttccagggtcatgcccggcctcggccaaacaatacgccgcaacccaacctagacttaacagagaggtcagcacgccggactaaacctatgcccccaggggtcatgggccatctccccggaaactcctgcacgttgcgtacgcggccggtgagcagacctagctacctccttcaacaaggcaggcgcttgcgcagtccaacccggcgcgcgccactcagtcgctgacgtctattaagctttggctgatgtatacgacgcagaacgcccatactatgcccacgtgatggttagtgctatcaggccagaggcccctcggatcaaatatccaaatcgtagtggattaggaacgcgcggtaacaagcagagactcacgaaagaggtgaccccgttgccccgtctcgaggacttgcggcaagggctaagaatgcccggccacgcctcgtaattatctcacgggcaccttccaggtcaacccgtctccacatcactttccaagtaacagttgtaaagtccaagtatccgtgtgtccaaacatcaagaggaaaacccaaggaatcaccctcggtgggttccactcaatgtaatcatcaaggtgaacgtagaggaatcaccctcgaggttcacacttgaggggttgcacgacagagtcgtatcggaagtggttaaagaggaaatcaccctcgatgaccacgaccgaatagctacactacagggttaacatcagaagtgttgtagaggtctcaccctcggcactcgatagtatcccagtagtgtcgagcaactaaggggaatgtgatgtgcggtgccggggcctggtcttcgatcccgttgatcgggtcttcaatgatgaagcaggggcaacaaggacaaggtgggggtcactgatggatcactaaccaacctatactaagcagtttaggataagcaggtaaggtacaacagcagatacaaaagcaggctatgcatcagaataggtgcaaacaataacagtagcaaaatctaatgcaagcatgagagaatggaatgggcgatatcgggatgatcaaaggggggcttgcctggttgctctggcaaggagggttgtcgtcgacgtagtcgatcacaggggcatcggcATCGGTCTtg
This portion of the Triticum dicoccoides isolate Atlit2015 ecotype Zavitan chromosome 7A, WEW_v2.0, whole genome shotgun sequence genome encodes:
- the LOC119327564 gene encoding probable glucomannan 4-beta-mannosyltransferase 9 isoform X2: MEAAEQIAVVWKQVRGPVIAPLLRASVMVCLAMCVILFVEKVYMAVVIVAMRLIGRHPERQWRWEPLRDDDPELGNAAYPMVLVQIPMYNEREVYKKSIGAACGLSWPSDRIVIQVLDDSTDPAIKELVQAECHRWANKGVNIKYEIRDNRRGYKAGALKEGMKHGYVKDCDYVVIFDADFQPEPDYLSRAMPFLVHNPEIALVQARWVFVNANECLMTRMQEMSLDYHFKVEQEVGSSAYAFFGFNGTAGVWRISALNEAGGWKDRTTVEDMDLAVRASLKGWKFVYLGDLRVKSELPSTFKAFRYQQHRWSCGPANLFRKMLMEIVKNQKVTLWKKIYVIYNFFLVRKIIGHILTSVFYCLVIPATVFVPEVEIPRWGYFYIPTVITLLNAVGTPRSFHLVIFWVLFENVMSLHRTKATFSGLLELGRVNEWVVTEKLGDILKMKVQSKVTKKLRMRIRERLQLLELGVAAYIFFCGSYDLLFGKRYYYVFLFMQSIAFFVVGVGFVGTLVPN
- the LOC119327564 gene encoding probable glucomannan 4-beta-mannosyltransferase 9 isoform X1 — its product is MEAAEQIAVVWKQVRGPVIAPLLRASVMVCLAMCVILFVEKVYMAVVIVAMRLIGRHPERQWRWEPLRDDDPELGNAAYPMVLVQIPMYNEREVYKKSIGAACGLSWPSDRIVIQVLDDSTDPAIKELVQAECHRWANKGVNIKYEIRDNRRGYKAGALKEGMKHGYVKDCDYVVIFDADFQPEPDYLSRAMPFLVHNPEIALVQARWVFVNANECLMTRMQEMSLDYHFKVEQEVGSSAYAFFGFNGTAGVWRISALNEAGGWKDRTTVEDMDLAVRASLKGWKFVYLGDLRVKSELPSTFKAFRYQQHRWSCGPANLFRKMLMEIVKNQKVTLWKKIYVIYNFFLVRKIIGHILTSVFYCLVIPATVFVPEVEIPRWGYFYIPTVITLLNAVGTPRSFHLVIFWVLFENVMSLHRTKATFSGLLELGRVNEWVVTEKLGDILKMKVQSKVTKKLRMRIRERYIIIIGFLMLQLLELGVAAYIFFCGSYDLLFGKRYYYVFLFMQSIAFFVVGVGFVGTLVPN